The following proteins come from a genomic window of Polaribacter dokdonensis:
- a CDS encoding lipopolysaccharide biosynthesis protein, whose amino-acid sequence MGIVLKQSFKNTLFIYLGFAFGGINTLFLYTRFLEDEYYGLVTFLLSSSNLLMPLIALGIHHTIVKFFSSYYTKVEKDKFLSSILFLPLLVALPMGFLGNVFYEQISSYLSEENPIIKDYTFVIYLIAFTCAYFEVFYAWAKVQFQSVFGNILKELWNRAVVMILLFAVYFEFITKAEFIYYLTGAYFLRMFVMMLYAFRLYFPKFTFSRPENFNEIMRYSIYIILAGSAGAIILDIDKFMIPGKESLEKAAYYSVAVFIGSFIEAPSRAMLNILQPLTSKTLNEENHAEVASLYKKSSINLLLISGFFFVLINTNVQQLFNLLPQEYAGGALVVLMISLLKMYNGFLGNNGAIINNSKYYRVTLPFSVGMALSVYFLNRLFYYDLEMGTDGLALATLIVIFTANTGKILFVKSKFSMTPFTNKSFIMILIIALMYLGFNFWDFNVPEVYLFKFPIHPIINIALKSIIITLLYFYIIIKFNISNDITRLYNRFTKSNQ is encoded by the coding sequence ATGGGAATTGTATTAAAACAATCATTTAAGAATACGTTATTTATTTACTTAGGTTTTGCCTTTGGAGGAATAAATACATTGTTTCTATATACTCGTTTTTTAGAAGACGAGTATTATGGTTTAGTTACATTTTTACTGTCTTCATCAAATCTATTAATGCCTTTAATTGCTTTAGGTATTCATCATACTATTGTAAAGTTTTTTTCTAGTTATTACACCAAAGTAGAAAAAGATAAGTTTTTATCTTCTATTCTTTTCTTACCTCTTTTGGTTGCATTACCAATGGGATTTTTAGGTAATGTTTTTTACGAACAAATAAGTAGTTACTTATCAGAAGAAAATCCTATAATAAAAGATTACACCTTTGTTATTTATCTTATAGCGTTTACCTGTGCTTATTTTGAGGTGTTTTATGCTTGGGCAAAAGTGCAATTTCAATCGGTTTTTGGTAACATTTTAAAAGAGTTATGGAATAGGGCTGTAGTAATGATATTGCTTTTTGCAGTCTATTTTGAGTTTATTACAAAAGCAGAATTCATTTACTATTTAACAGGTGCTTATTTTCTGAGAATGTTTGTAATGATGTTATATGCTTTTAGGTTGTATTTTCCAAAATTTACTTTTTCTAGGCCAGAGAATTTTAATGAAATAATGCGTTATTCTATCTATATTATTCTTGCAGGTAGTGCAGGAGCTATAATTTTAGATATTGATAAATTTATGATTCCAGGTAAGGAGTCTTTAGAAAAAGCAGCTTATTATTCTGTTGCTGTTTTTATTGGTTCTTTTATAGAGGCACCAAGTAGAGCCATGCTAAATATTCTACAACCTTTAACTTCTAAAACCTTAAATGAAGAAAACCATGCAGAAGTTGCTTCTTTGTATAAAAAGAGCTCTATAAACTTACTTTTAATAAGTGGTTTCTTTTTTGTTTTAATTAATACTAATGTGCAACAATTATTCAATTTGTTGCCACAAGAATATGCAGGAGGTGCACTCGTTGTTTTGATGATTTCGTTGCTTAAAATGTACAATGGATTTTTAGGCAATAATGGTGCTATCATCAATAATTCTAAATATTACAGAGTTACTTTACCATTTAGTGTAGGTATGGCCTTATCTGTGTATTTTTTAAATAGATTGTTTTATTACGATTTAGAAATGGGTACAGATGGTTTGGCTTTAGCTACATTAATTGTAATTTTTACAGCGAATACAGGTAAAATTTTGTTTGTAAAAAGTAAATTTTCTATGACTCCTTTTACAAATAAATCATTCATTATGATTTTGATTATAGCCTTAATGTATTTAGGTTTTAACTTTTGGGATTTTAATGTGCCTGAAGTTTATTTGTTCAAGTTTCCTATTCACCCAATTATTAATATCGCTTTAAAAAGTATAATAATTACGCTATTATACTTTTATATCATTATCAAATTCAATATCTCTAATGACATTACAAGGCTTTATAATCGTTTTACAAAAAGCAATCAATAA
- a CDS encoding glycosyltransferase family 4 protein, giving the protein MKVLIITYYWPPAGGSGVQRWLKFVKYLQDFGIEPIVYTVDNPNYPKNDTSLEKQVPKDITILKQPIWEPTNILFWKKRKEQKKGVSNSTNSKFLSFIRGNFFIPDPKVFWVQTSVKYLKGYLKNHKIDTVISTGPPHSMHLIAQQLQKQTSIKWIADFRDPWTNLYYNKEFKQLSFAKNKHLKLEKNVLKSADCVITVSNSLKKEFEKNANRVELITNGFDDEVLQDFSTKLDVKFSISYIGLLPKQSNPKVLFEVLKNICSENEDFQKDLELNFIGDISDEVLKEIDLNQLTNNSNFVGYVSHQKAIEYQKKSQVLLLLIPNVENAEGILTGKLFEYLTAKRPILAIGPAKGDLSVILQNTKAGSVIDYNDKVSFKAEILKMYEDFKGNGLEVASKNIDQFHRKQLTKQLAAVIKSL; this is encoded by the coding sequence TTGAAAGTATTAATAATTACATATTATTGGCCACCTGCAGGTGGTTCTGGCGTTCAACGTTGGCTAAAATTTGTAAAATATTTACAAGATTTTGGTATTGAACCAATTGTATATACAGTCGATAATCCAAACTACCCAAAAAATGATACATCATTAGAAAAGCAAGTTCCTAAAGATATTACCATTCTAAAGCAACCAATTTGGGAGCCAACAAATATTCTTTTTTGGAAGAAGAGAAAGGAACAAAAAAAAGGTGTTTCTAACAGTACAAATAGCAAGTTTTTATCATTTATAAGAGGTAATTTTTTTATTCCAGATCCAAAAGTTTTTTGGGTGCAGACTTCAGTTAAATATTTAAAAGGCTATTTAAAGAATCATAAAATTGATACAGTAATTTCTACTGGCCCACCTCATAGCATGCATTTAATTGCACAGCAATTGCAAAAACAGACCAGCATAAAGTGGATTGCAGATTTTAGAGATCCTTGGACAAATTTATATTATAATAAAGAGTTTAAACAGCTGTCATTTGCAAAAAATAAGCATTTAAAATTAGAAAAAAATGTGCTAAAAAGCGCTGATTGTGTAATAACAGTTAGTAATTCTCTTAAAAAGGAATTCGAAAAAAATGCTAATAGAGTAGAGTTGATTACAAATGGTTTTGATGATGAAGTTCTACAAGATTTTAGTACAAAGCTAGATGTAAAATTCTCTATTTCTTATATAGGTTTGTTACCTAAACAAAGTAATCCAAAAGTTTTATTTGAAGTTTTAAAGAATATTTGTTCAGAAAATGAAGATTTTCAAAAAGATTTAGAATTAAATTTTATTGGTGATATTTCTGATGAGGTTCTAAAGGAAATTGATTTAAATCAATTAACTAATAATTCAAATTTTGTTGGTTATGTTTCTCATCAAAAGGCTATTGAATACCAAAAAAAGTCGCAAGTTTTGCTATTATTAATTCCTAATGTAGAAAATGCTGAAGGTATTTTAACTGGTAAACTTTTTGAGTACTTAACTGCAAAAAGACCTATTTTAGCAATTGGGCCTGCTAAAGGTGATTTGTCAGTAATATTGCAAAACACGAAAGCAGGTAGTGTTATTGATTATAATGATAAAGTTAGCTTTAAAGCAGAAATATTGAAGATGTATGAAGATTTTAAGGGTAATGGTTTAGAAGTAGCTTCAAAAAATATTGATCAATTTCATAGAAAACAGCTTACAAAACAATTGGCAGCAGTAATAAAATCTCTTTAA
- a CDS encoding glycosyltransferase, translated as MKYICMIVDGAYPNDIRVRKEAESLAENGKNVLVVCPRKKNDSQSEIINNVTVFRIGNNYTNSKKGIYDIIESVTNINLLFYKGLKLLFQKYEIEYLHVHDLPLAGTGYLFKSRVKHIYLDLHENFPEALKTWFLWKQNKLIQLKNSLFMNPKLWSKKEEKYCKKYDKVICVVEEMKTKLITNFSIDTKKLIVVSNHEKKEFTENFKHAVAQNIINKNDFSITYVGGFGPHRGLQTAIEAMPKIVEKIPDAKLFLIGKGSVDVENTLKELVAKYNLTKSVIFVGYRPFEEVSTIMQQTNVNIIPHLANAHTDNTIPHKLFQIMMSKSLLLVSSCKPLQRIVTKYDAGLVFKADDAEDFSEKVIDIRQNYDQYQIKTENAFNAVMHKDENWEAESAKILSLYTE; from the coding sequence ATGAAGTATATCTGCATGATTGTTGATGGTGCTTATCCTAATGATATTAGAGTAAGAAAAGAAGCAGAATCTTTGGCTGAAAATGGTAAAAATGTTTTAGTTGTTTGCCCTAGAAAAAAGAATGATTCACAATCAGAAATTATAAATAACGTAACTGTTTTTAGAATTGGAAACAATTATACCAATTCAAAAAAAGGCATTTATGATATTATAGAAAGTGTTACCAATATTAATCTTCTTTTTTATAAAGGATTAAAATTGCTTTTTCAGAAATATGAAATAGAATATTTACATGTGCACGATTTACCTCTAGCAGGTACAGGTTATTTGTTTAAAAGTCGTGTTAAGCACATTTACTTAGACTTACATGAAAATTTCCCTGAAGCTTTAAAAACTTGGTTTTTATGGAAACAGAATAAGCTAATTCAGTTAAAAAACTCTCTTTTTATGAATCCTAAATTGTGGTCGAAAAAAGAAGAGAAATATTGTAAGAAATACGATAAGGTTATTTGTGTGGTTGAAGAAATGAAAACCAAATTAATAACTAATTTCTCGATTGATACTAAAAAGTTAATTGTAGTTTCTAATCATGAAAAGAAAGAATTTACTGAAAATTTCAAACATGCTGTTGCTCAAAATATTATCAATAAAAATGATTTTTCAATAACTTATGTTGGTGGTTTTGGGCCTCATAGAGGTTTGCAAACCGCAATTGAAGCAATGCCTAAAATTGTAGAGAAAATACCTGACGCAAAGTTGTTTTTAATTGGTAAAGGAAGTGTAGATGTAGAAAATACCTTAAAGGAATTAGTTGCAAAATACAACTTAACTAAATCTGTTATTTTTGTTGGTTATAGGCCTTTTGAAGAAGTGTCGACAATTATGCAACAGACGAATGTAAACATCATCCCACATTTAGCAAATGCACATACAGATAATACAATTCCTCATAAATTATTTCAAATTATGATGAGTAAAAGCTTACTTTTAGTAAGTTCTTGCAAACCATTACAAAGAATTGTAACTAAGTATGATGCTGGATTGGTTTTTAAAGCTGATGATGCAGAAGATTTTTCAGAAAAAGTGATTGATATTCGTCAAAATTATGATCAATATCAAATAAAAACAGAAAATGCATTTAATGCAGTAATGCATAAAGATGAAAATTGGGAAGCAGAAAGCGCTAAAATATTAAGTTTATACACAGAGTAA
- the wecB gene encoding non-hydrolyzing UDP-N-acetylglucosamine 2-epimerase, with protein sequence MTKKILIVVGTRPNFVKITQFKKVAKNFPDLEVKIAHTGQHYDQRMSAVFLEQFNIEVDYFLGVSATSANSLIGEIIIALESVINNYKPDILLCVGDVNSTLAAAISANKLGVKLGHLESGLRSLDRQMPEEVNRILTDEITDICFVTEKSGIENLKQIGKKDNQIAFVGNTMIDTLVHFNKEIEASTIIEETGLETQDYILVTMHRPRNVDTKEALLKILDLFKNITKNHTVVFSIHPRTKNSFEKFNLYDDLKNINQLRIIDPQNYFAFQKLIKYSFCVITDSGGIQEETTFLKIPCITLRENTERPSTLEEGTNVLMTFNTKEISNKISSIINGTFKNGKVPKFWDGNATKRVLETIQNL encoded by the coding sequence ATGACTAAAAAAATATTGATTGTAGTTGGTACAAGACCCAACTTTGTAAAAATTACGCAGTTTAAAAAAGTTGCTAAAAATTTTCCAGATTTAGAAGTGAAAATAGCACATACAGGTCAGCATTATGATCAAAGAATGTCTGCTGTATTTTTAGAGCAATTCAATATAGAAGTTGATTACTTTTTGGGTGTTTCTGCAACATCTGCAAATAGTTTAATTGGCGAAATTATAATTGCCTTAGAAAGTGTGATTAATAATTATAAACCAGACATTTTGCTTTGTGTAGGTGATGTAAACTCAACTTTAGCAGCTGCAATTTCTGCTAATAAATTAGGTGTAAAACTGGGGCATTTAGAAAGCGGATTACGAAGTTTAGACAGACAAATGCCAGAAGAAGTTAACCGTATTTTAACGGATGAAATTACTGATATCTGCTTTGTTACCGAAAAAAGTGGAATAGAAAATTTGAAGCAAATTGGTAAAAAAGACAATCAAATTGCCTTTGTTGGGAATACAATGATAGATACTTTGGTTCATTTTAATAAGGAAATTGAAGCATCTACCATCATTGAAGAAACTGGTTTGGAGACTCAAGATTATATTTTAGTAACCATGCACAGACCTAGAAATGTAGATACAAAAGAGGCGCTTCTAAAAATTTTAGATTTATTTAAAAACATTACAAAAAATCATACTGTAGTATTTTCAATTCACCCAAGAACAAAAAATAGTTTCGAAAAGTTCAATTTATATGATGATTTAAAAAACATCAACCAATTAAGAATTATAGATCCACAAAATTATTTTGCCTTTCAAAAATTAATAAAATATTCATTTTGTGTAATAACAGATAGTGGAGGTATTCAAGAAGAAACTACGTTTTTAAAAATTCCTTGTATCACGTTAAGAGAAAATACAGAAAGGCCATCAACTTTAGAAGAAGGTACTAATGTTTTAATGACTTTTAATACCAAAGAAATTAGTAACAAAATTTCTAGCATTATTAATGGCACTTTTAAAAATGGAAAAGTACCAAAGTTTTGGGATGGCAATGCAACTAAAAGAGTTTTAGAAACCATACAGAATTTATAA
- a CDS encoding methyltransferase yields the protein MYSKLPTKRYDHTLEFLKKVLPAPATILDLGIRNPFSEIMEQNGYTVINTKGEDLDLLPEIVKEHKVDAVTAFEIFEHLLAPFNVLRTIEATTLIATIPLDLWFAKAYRSKTDMWDRHYHEFEDWQFDWLLEKSGWSIQEKEKWTSPISKIGFRPILRKFTPRYYAVHAIRN from the coding sequence ATGTATAGCAAGTTACCAACAAAAAGATATGACCATACTTTAGAATTTCTGAAGAAAGTTTTACCTGCACCAGCCACAATTTTAGATTTAGGAATAAGAAATCCTTTTTCTGAAATTATGGAACAGAATGGTTATACTGTTATAAATACAAAAGGAGAGGATTTAGATCTTTTACCAGAAATTGTTAAAGAACATAAAGTAGATGCAGTAACAGCTTTTGAAATTTTTGAGCATTTACTGGCCCCTTTTAATGTGTTAAGAACAATTGAAGCAACTACCTTAATTGCAACTATACCTTTAGATTTATGGTTTGCAAAAGCATACAGAAGTAAAACTGATATGTGGGACAGACATTATCATGAATTTGAAGATTGGCAGTTTGATTGGCTGTTAGAAAAATCTGGTTGGTCTATACAAGAAAAAGAAAAATGGACAAGCCCAATTAGTAAAATTGGCTTCAGACCAATTCTAAGGAAATTTACTCCTAGATATTATGCAGTTCATGCAATAAGAAATTAG
- a CDS encoding YfhO family protein gives MLSLKPKKILPYVIAIVLFIIASLLYFHPVLKGQKIAQSDITQFTGMAKEIVDYRAENDAEPYWTGASFSGMPAYQISAYYPYDFVRTIDRTLRFLPRPADYTFLYFLSFFVLMLALKVKWRLAILGALAFGFSTYLIIIFIPGHNSKAHAIAYMPLVVAGVLLVFRRKFVLGFIVTGLAMALEIYANHIQMTYYLGFCLLILGVVELIHAIKEDNLSRFIKQAAVIIAAVILGIGANAPRLMAMKEYTDFSTRGKSELTINADGSKKQETQGLDKSYITQYSYAKLETFNLFIPRFMGGGTLEELGEDSNFYKLVEKTAGKKVANDYSKQVLTYWGDQPIIEAPAYIGAVIFFLFFLGIFLVKGKLKQWLIAATVFSILLSWGRNFDVLTNIFIDYVPLYNKFRAVSSIQIIAELCVPILGVLALKEFFSSEISTKKKKKALENAFFTFSGLIVFGYLLAQSFSTFEGLRDASYNDLPGLLDAVIADRKSMLLMDSLRSFGFVILTAGILWFTLKEKLKKQYAVVTLVIFILIDLLSVDKRYVNESDFKPSRRVEKPFLASNADKQILKDKSHYRVANFTVDPMQDGSTSYFHQSIGGYHAAKMGRYKELFDYQIAKNNMSVLNMLNTKYFIIADQNNQPQAQLNIDAYGNAWFVDNVLLVDSADKEMKALDSLNTQKSVVIDKSKLKDSVKFNFQKDSTATISLDKYGVTELIYSSNSNSEQFAVFSEIYYKDGWNAYIDGEFTPHYRVNYVLRGMKVPAGKHQIVFKFEPKVIQKGSLVSLISYGLLIAITIGWLFYDDRKKKKSTLNV, from the coding sequence ATTTTAAGCTTGAAACCAAAAAAGATTTTACCTTACGTTATTGCAATTGTACTTTTTATAATTGCATCTCTTCTATATTTTCATCCTGTTTTAAAAGGACAAAAAATAGCACAGTCAGATATTACACAATTTACTGGGATGGCTAAAGAAATTGTAGATTACAGAGCAGAAAATGATGCAGAACCTTATTGGACAGGTGCTTCTTTTAGTGGAATGCCTGCCTATCAAATAAGTGCCTATTATCCATATGATTTTGTAAGAACAATAGACAGAACTTTACGTTTTTTACCAAGACCAGCTGATTATACCTTTTTGTATTTTTTAAGTTTTTTTGTACTAATGTTGGCATTGAAAGTTAAATGGAGATTGGCAATTTTAGGGGCTTTAGCCTTTGGTTTTTCTACCTATTTGATAATTATTTTTATTCCTGGGCATAATTCTAAAGCACATGCAATAGCTTATATGCCATTGGTGGTTGCTGGGGTTTTACTTGTTTTTCGAAGAAAGTTCGTACTTGGCTTTATAGTTACAGGTTTAGCAATGGCATTAGAAATTTATGCTAATCATATACAAATGACTTATTATTTAGGCTTTTGCTTATTAATTTTAGGAGTTGTAGAATTAATTCACGCTATAAAAGAAGATAATTTATCTCGTTTTATAAAACAAGCAGCAGTAATTATAGCAGCTGTTATTTTAGGTATTGGAGCAAATGCACCAAGACTTATGGCAATGAAAGAATATACAGATTTTAGTACAAGAGGAAAATCTGAATTGACAATAAATGCAGATGGCTCTAAAAAACAAGAAACGCAAGGTTTAGATAAAAGTTATATTACTCAATATAGTTATGCTAAGTTAGAAACTTTCAACTTGTTTATTCCAAGATTTATGGGTGGAGGTACATTAGAAGAATTAGGTGAAGATTCTAACTTCTATAAATTAGTAGAAAAAACTGCTGGTAAAAAAGTAGCAAATGATTATTCTAAACAAGTACTTACTTACTGGGGAGACCAACCTATAATTGAAGCACCTGCTTACATTGGTGCAGTTATATTCTTTTTGTTTTTTTTAGGAATATTTCTTGTGAAAGGCAAACTAAAGCAATGGTTAATTGCAGCTACAGTATTTTCAATATTATTAAGCTGGGGTAGAAATTTTGATGTTTTAACTAACATTTTTATTGATTATGTTCCTCTATACAATAAATTTAGAGCTGTTTCATCCATACAAATTATAGCAGAGCTATGTGTGCCAATATTAGGTGTATTGGCTCTAAAGGAATTCTTCTCATCAGAAATATCAACTAAAAAGAAAAAGAAGGCTTTAGAAAATGCATTTTTCACTTTTTCAGGTTTAATTGTTTTTGGCTATTTATTGGCTCAAAGCTTTTCAACTTTTGAAGGCTTAAGAGATGCTAGTTATAATGATTTACCAGGATTATTAGATGCAGTTATAGCAGATAGAAAATCTATGTTACTTATGGATTCTCTTAGATCATTTGGTTTTGTAATTTTAACAGCTGGTATTTTATGGTTCACTTTAAAAGAAAAATTAAAAAAGCAATATGCAGTAGTAACACTTGTAATTTTTATACTTATAGATTTACTTTCTGTAGACAAACGTTATGTGAATGAGTCTGACTTTAAACCTTCTAGAAGAGTTGAAAAACCCTTCTTGGCTTCAAATGCAGATAAGCAGATATTAAAAGATAAATCTCATTACAGAGTAGCAAATTTTACTGTAGACCCTATGCAAGATGGTTCTACTTCTTATTTTCATCAATCAATAGGAGGTTATCATGCTGCAAAAATGGGTAGATACAAAGAGTTGTTTGATTATCAAATAGCAAAAAATAATATGAGTGTTTTAAATATGTTAAACACCAAATATTTTATAATTGCTGATCAAAATAATCAACCACAAGCTCAATTAAATATAGATGCTTATGGTAATGCTTGGTTTGTAGATAATGTTCTTTTAGTAGATTCTGCAGATAAAGAAATGAAAGCTTTAGACTCTCTAAATACACAAAAAAGTGTTGTTATAGATAAAAGCAAGTTAAAAGATTCAGTTAAATTTAATTTTCAAAAAGATTCTACAGCAACTATTTCTTTAGATAAATATGGAGTTACTGAATTAATTTATAGCTCAAATTCAAATTCAGAGCAGTTTGCAGTATTTTCAGAAATATATTATAAAGATGGTTGGAATGCCTATATTGATGGAGAATTTACTCCACATTATAGAGTGAATTATGTTTTAAGAGGAATGAAAGTACCTGCAGGAAAACATCAAATTGTATTTAAATTTGAACCTAAGGTTATTCAAAAAGGTAGTTTAGTGTCTTTAATTTCTTATGGATTATTAATTGCAATAACTATTGGTTGGTTGTTTTATGATGACAGAAAAAAGAAAAAATCAACTCTAAATGTATAG
- a CDS encoding DUF4834 family protein: MGLLKTIFFILLFYYAFKVIAKFLAPFLLAKVADTMQKKAEQQFGGQQPKSNIREGETIIDKAPKNQSQSKNSVGEYVDFEEID, translated from the coding sequence ATGGGTTTATTAAAAACTATCTTTTTTATATTATTATTTTACTATGCTTTTAAGGTTATAGCTAAATTCTTGGCGCCTTTTTTATTAGCTAAAGTTGCAGATACTATGCAAAAGAAAGCTGAGCAACAATTTGGAGGTCAGCAACCTAAAAGTAATATAAGAGAAGGTGAAACTATTATAGATAAAGCACCTAAAAATCAATCACAAAGTAAAAACTCTGTAGGTGAATATGTAGATTTTGAAGAAATAGACTAA
- a CDS encoding transporter: protein MMRNHKSKFFIFIFLISISSIYSQYTNVINSNKPGFSESPYSVGKGVYQFESNLFWRNTSIEPTFSRPQSFGLDLLFRTSFLSEKLELNTQISYQRDEIAFKNIFTSSYFTNGFGRFTIGAKYLVFQQEYEDKTKEVRSWKRRNAFDKKRLIPSVAIYAGLNTDMVNDIYKTGSMSPKAGILLQNNLSSDFNIITNVFYDYIGTDFAEFSYIITGTINLSDRWSTFFENQTIFQKEQTNSNLGTGLAFLYSRNLQVNASGRFLFEGKAQGFYAGFGVSYRIDRHKDSYKELDENGKEIKDTPISKYNKKQNGFFSRLFSIFTKDKSKKKTRKRVKRKRN from the coding sequence ATGATGAGAAATCATAAGTCGAAATTCTTTATTTTCATATTTCTTATTAGTATTTCATCAATCTATAGCCAGTACACAAACGTTATAAACTCTAATAAACCAGGATTTTCAGAAAGTCCTTACAGTGTAGGAAAAGGTGTTTATCAGTTTGAAAGTAATTTATTTTGGAGAAACACATCTATAGAACCTACTTTCTCTAGACCACAATCTTTTGGTTTAGACTTGCTGTTTAGAACCAGTTTTTTATCAGAAAAGCTAGAGTTGAATACACAAATTAGTTATCAAAGAGATGAAATTGCTTTTAAAAATATATTCACTTCATCTTACTTTACCAATGGTTTTGGCAGATTTACCATTGGTGCAAAATATTTGGTTTTTCAGCAAGAATATGAAGACAAAACTAAAGAGGTTAGAAGTTGGAAAAGAAGAAATGCTTTCGATAAAAAAAGGTTGATACCTTCTGTAGCCATTTATGCTGGTTTAAATACAGATATGGTAAATGACATATACAAAACAGGCAGTATGTCTCCTAAAGCAGGTATATTATTACAAAACAATTTAAGCTCCGACTTTAATATCATAACCAATGTCTTTTATGATTACATAGGTACTGATTTTGCTGAATTTTCTTATATAATTACTGGAACTATTAATTTAAGTGATAGATGGTCTACCTTTTTTGAAAATCAAACCATATTTCAAAAAGAACAAACCAACTCTAATTTGGGTACTGGTTTGGCTTTTTTATACAGTAGAAATTTACAAGTAAATGCCTCTGGTAGGTTTCTATTTGAAGGAAAAGCACAAGGTTTCTACGCAGGTTTTGGAGTATCTTACAGAATAGACAGGCATAAAGACAGCTATAAGGAGCTAGATGAAAATGGAAAAGAAATAAAAGACACTCCAATTTCTAAATACAATAAAAAACAGAATGGCTTTTTTAGTAGGCTTTTTAGTATTTTTACCAAAGACAAGAGTAAGAAAAAAACTAGAAAAAGAGTAAAGAGAAAAAGAAACTAA
- a CDS encoding 16S rRNA (uracil(1498)-N(3))-methyltransferase, with the protein MQLFYNSEINETTKQIVFDKIESRHIVKVLRKNEGDILKITNGKDFLFDAKITIASDKKCIVEIISATQKPKPWPYYLHIAIAPTKNNDRTEWFLEKATEIGIDEITPLICSNSERRVVKLERFEKIIQSAMKQSLKFTLPKLNNPIKFNDFIQQDFEGLKCIAHCEEHEKNLLKNVIKTEQKITILIGPEGDFSLGEIKKALEKNYTPISLGESRLRTETAALVAVNTVSLMQE; encoded by the coding sequence ATGCAACTTTTTTACAATTCAGAAATTAACGAAACTACAAAACAAATTGTTTTTGATAAGATTGAAAGTAGACATATTGTAAAGGTTCTTAGAAAGAATGAAGGTGATATTCTAAAAATAACCAATGGAAAAGATTTTTTATTTGATGCAAAAATTACTATTGCTAGCGATAAAAAATGCATTGTAGAGATTATTTCTGCAACCCAAAAACCAAAACCTTGGCCTTACTATTTGCACATTGCAATTGCACCTACCAAAAATAACGACAGAACAGAATGGTTTTTAGAAAAAGCAACTGAGATTGGTATAGATGAAATTACACCACTAATTTGCAGTAACTCAGAAAGAAGGGTTGTTAAGTTAGAAAGATTCGAAAAAATCATTCAATCTGCAATGAAACAATCTTTAAAATTCACATTACCAAAATTAAACAACCCAATAAAGTTTAATGATTTTATACAACAAGATTTTGAAGGTTTAAAATGCATTGCTCATTGTGAAGAGCATGAAAAAAACCTTTTAAAGAACGTTATTAAAACTGAACAAAAGATTACAATACTTATTGGTCCTGAAGGTGATTTCTCTTTAGGTGAAATTAAAAAAGCTTTAGAAAAAAACTACACTCCAATATCTTTAGGAGAAAGTAGATTAAGAACAGAAACTGCTGCTTTAGTTGCTGTAAATACAGTTTCTTTAATGCAAGAGTAA
- a CDS encoding DUF4159 domain-containing protein: MKQLLFLITLTLTVNSYCQDVAILKYNGGGDWYANPTAIPNLVAFTNQNIKTNISKNPQTVAVNSNDIYNFPILFLTGHGNVYFSDEESSNLRNYLISGGFLHISDNYGLDKFIRRELKKVFPSLDFKEIPSNHPIYNQTFKFPNGIPKIHEHDKKSAQGFGLFYEGRLVVFYDYETDLSDGWEDEVIHNNPKEVREKALKMGSNIIEYAFTN; this comes from the coding sequence ATGAAGCAACTCTTATTTTTAATTACCTTAACTCTCACTGTAAATTCTTACTGTCAAGATGTTGCCATTTTAAAATATAATGGAGGAGGAGATTGGTATGCAAATCCAACAGCTATTCCAAATTTGGTAGCTTTTACTAATCAAAATATAAAAACAAATATTTCTAAAAACCCACAAACAGTTGCTGTTAATAGTAATGATATTTACAATTTTCCAATTCTGTTTTTAACAGGTCATGGAAATGTATACTTTTCAGATGAAGAGTCCTCTAACTTAAGAAACTACTTAATTTCTGGAGGATTTTTACATATTTCAGACAATTATGGTTTAGATAAATTTATAAGAAGAGAATTAAAAAAGGTTTTTCCGAGTTTAGATTTTAAAGAAATACCAAGTAATCATCCTATTTACAACCAGACATTTAAATTTCCAAACGGAATTCCTAAAATTCATGAGCATGATAAAAAATCTGCACAAGGTTTTGGGTTGTTTTATGAAGGGAGATTAGTTGTTTTCTATGATTATGAAACAGACTTAAGTGATGGCTGGGAAGATGAAGTAATTCATAATAACCCAAAAGAAGTTAGAGAGAAAGCCTTAAAAATGGGTTCAAATATTATAGAATATGCTTTTACAAACTAG